A segment of the Actinomycetota bacterium genome:
CGATCCATCTGGAGCAGCTCGAGCAGGGACGAGGTGAGCGCGACGCGAAGCGGCATCGAGTGATGCACGCCGCCAGCGCGGTGCTCAACGAGCAGCTGCTTCGGGGTGACTTCTTCATCTGCGCCAGCGACAAGCAGCGCGACTTCTGGCTGGGCCATCTGGCGACGCTCGGTCGGGTGAACCCGGTGACCTACGACGAGGACGAGACCCTCCGTTCGCTCATCTCTGTCGTGCCCTTCGGCATCTCCGACGACCGTCCGGTGAAGACGCGGCCGGCCCTCAAGGGGGTCATCCCCGGCATCGGGCCGGATGACAAGGTGATCCTGTGGGGCGGTGGCATCTACAACTGGTTCGACCCGCTGTCGCTGATCCGCGCGGTCGACGGCCTCCGGCGGCGGAGATCCGATGTACGGCTCTTCTTCATGGGGCTTCGGCACCCGAACCCCGACGTCCTCGAGATGCGCATGGCGGTCGAGGCTCGCCGCCTCGCCAAGCAGCTCGGCCTCGCGGGAAGCCATGTGTTCTTCAACGAGGACTGGGTGGCGTACGACGACCGGCAGAACTTCCTGCTCGAGGCGGACGTTGGCGTCAGCACCCACCTCGATCATCTGGAGACGGCGTACTCGTTTCGCACCCGGGTGCTCGACTACCTCTGGGCGTCCCTTCCGATCGTCGCCACTCGAGGTGACGCGCTCGCGGAGCTCATCGAGGAACGACAGCTCGGGCTGACCGTTCCACCGGGCGACGTCGACGCGCTCGAGCACGCGATGTCGCGCCTTCTCGATGACGACGCGTTCGCCGCGAGCTGCCGAGAGAACACGCGCGCAGTGGCGGCGAGTTTCGCGTGGTCGGAGGTGCTCCGGCCCCTCTTGCAGTTCTGTCGCCGTCCCCGCCGTGCGCCGGACCTGCTGGTCCCCGAGCTGGTGTCCCAGCTGCGGGGCGATCTGTCGGTGCGGCCCGCGGAGCCGCGAGGCGTGCGTGTCGACGTCATGCTCGTGCGCGATTACTTCCGCGACGGCGGTCTGCGGCTGGTGCTCGAAAAGGCGTCCGGGCGACTACGGCGTTGGACCCGCCGGTTTCGTCCCGACGACCGGTCGACAAGGCCTGCGAGGCTCGACCGGAGCAAGCCTCGGGAGCCGTGACGCCCATCTCCTGAGCGGTACAGGTCCCGAGGAGAGCTTCCGATAACGGAAGGATGACCTGTCGGTTCCGCCGCGCCCTCGCTGCGGTCGCCCTGGTCTCGACGACGGTCGGCGTGGTCGCGACCAGCTCGCCGGCCGACGCCTACCCCTCGGCCAACGTCGAGCTCTCGGGCCACGGCTGGGGCCACGGGCGCGGCCTGGGGCAGTGGGGCGCGCTCGGCTATGCCCTTGACCACGGTTGGTCCTACGGCCAGATCCTGGACCACTACTACGGCGGCACGACCCTGGGGAGCCTGGGCGGCGATCCCCTCCTCGGTGTCCGGCTCACCCGCCTCGACGGCCGCGAGACTGCGGTGATGCAGGATCGGGGTCTGTTGCAGACGAACGCCGCCTTCGGGTCCTTCGTCGCGCTGCGCGCCCGTCGCGTCGGGCCCAACCTCTTCGTCGTCGAGCACGGCCCGGGTTGCGGAGGACCGTGGACGCAGCTGACGCTGGCGAGTGGTCCGGTCAACTTTGCGTCGGCGGTCGACCCCGGCGACGATCAAACGCTCATGGTGCAGGCGTGCGAGCCCGATGGCACTCGCCGCTACCTGCGCGGGACTGTCTTCGCGTTCGACGATGGCGGGAACCAACGAAGCGTGAACCGCCTGGCGATGGAGGGCTACCTCCGCGGCGTCGTACCCAGGGAGTCGCCGGCTTCGTGGGGATCTCTGGGCGGAGGCGCCGGCATGCACGCCCTCTTCGCCCAAGCGGTCGCGGCTCGCTCCTATGCGGCGTCCGAGCACCGTTATCCGTATGCCAACACCTGCGACACGACGGCTTGCCAGGTNNNNNNNNNNNNNNNNNNNNNNNNNNNNNNNNNNNNNNNNNNNNNNNNNNNNNNNNNNNNNNNNNNNNNNNNNNNNNNNNNNNGCCGCGCAGGTGCGCCTGACGAGCGCGGGATCGGTGGCGCGCACCGAGTTCTCTTCGTCGACCGGCGGGTGGACGGCGGGCGGCACATTTCCCGCGGTTCCCGACGAGGGCGACAGCCGATCGCCGTATCACGACTGGCACGCGAGCGTTCCCGTCTCGTCGATCGAGACCGCCTTTCCAACGCTCGGCTCGCTGCAATCCGTCGACGTCGTGACGCGTAACGGCTTCGGTGACTGGGGCGGGCGGGTCGTGACCGTGTCGCTGCGCGGCTCGGCCGCGTCCGTCTCGACTTCGGGCGCTGACTTCGCGAACCGGTTCGGCCTGCGCTCCGATTGGTTCCTCGTAAACGCACCACCGGCCGTCCCCGAGTGGTACCTGCGGAACTCCCTCGCATCGGGGCCAGGCGACATCGCGCTCACCTATGGAGCGGGTGGTGACACTGCCCTGGCATGCGACTGGAACGGTGACGGGGTGGCGACGCCGGGG
Coding sequences within it:
- a CDS encoding stage II sporulation protein, with the protein product MTCRFRRALAAVALVSTTVGVVATSSPADAYPSANVELSGHGWGHGRGLGQWGALGYALDHGWSYGQILDHYYGGTTLGSLGGDPLLGVRLTRLDGRETAVMQDRGLLQTNAAFGSFVALRARRVGPNLFVVEHGPGCGGPWTQLTLASGPVNFASAVDPGDDQTLMVQACEPDGTRRYLRGTVFAFDDGGNQRSVNRLAMEGYLRGVVPRESPASWGSLGGGAGMHALFAQAVAARSYAASEHRYPYANTCDTTACQV
- a CDS encoding glycosyltransferase family 4 protein — protein: MTAIRRRIVVATADSVTPKMAGPAIRAWQIASALSREHDVRLVTTTRCTVAQPDGFRVSAIDDRGLREAERWCDVFIFQGWVMASRPYLRDSEKIVVVDIYDPIHLEQLEQGRGERDAKRHRVMHAASAVLNEQLLRGDFFICASDKQRDFWLGHLATLGRVNPVTYDEDETLRSLISVVPFGISDDRPVKTRPALKGVIPGIGPDDKVILWGGGIYNWFDPLSLIRAVDGLRRRRSDVRLFFMGLRHPNPDVLEMRMAVEARRLAKQLGLAGSHVFFNEDWVAYDDRQNFLLEADVGVSTHLDHLETAYSFRTRVLDYLWASLPIVATRGDALAELIEERQLGLTVPPGDVDALEHAMSRLLDDDAFAASCRENTRAVAASFAWSEVLRPLLQFCRRPRRAPDLLVPELVSQLRGDLSVRPAEPRGVRVDVMLVRDYFRDGGLRLVLEKASGRLRRWTRRFRPDDRSTRPARLDRSKPREP